In the genome of Acidimicrobiia bacterium, one region contains:
- the uvrA gene encoding excinuclease ABC subunit UvrA — MPQDSIVIRGAREHNLKNITLEIPRGRLVVFTGLSGSGKSSLAFDTIYAEGQRRYVESLSAYARQFLGQMEKPDVDSIDGLSPAISIDQKTASRNPRSTVGTVTEIHDYLRLLYARIGIPHCPQCGRPVARQTPQQIVDQIMRLEEGTRFQVLAPVVRGRKGEYEGMLKELALEGFSRARIDGEVRDLTEDIRLDRYFQHTIEVVVDRLVAKESIRRRLTDSMETALRLAEGTATVEVEGGPATDFSQHLACDHCGISFEELQPRNFSFNSPYGACRSCNGLGTRFQVDWRLAVPDDERSLAEGAIVPWVGRHRSSYFTRVLEGVAARHGFDMDTPFRDLSDEARKIVLEGAGEDPVTVQYVNRFGRPRRYQTAYEGLIPWLTRRHEGADSDGAREMFEQYMRLVPCEACDGARLNPASLAVTVGDRNIHQVSSFSLRACHAFFASLELTDREQAIAAAALKEITSRLAFLLDVGLDYLTLGRGAATLAGGEAQRIRLATQIGSGLVGVLYILDEPSIGLHQRDNQRLIETLVRLRDLGNTVIVVEHDEETIRVADHIVDIGPGAGEHGGQIVAEGTVADVASEPASITGDYLAGRRSIAVPEARRPPGDRLLTIVGASENNLCDLDVEIPLGLLVAVTGVSGSGKSTLVEEILAKALRFELYGSRELPGRHRRVEGIGQIDKAIDIDQSPIGRTPRSNPATYTKVFDRIRTLFSSVPEARSRGYKPGRFSFNVAGGRCESCKGDGTIKIEMHFLPDVYITCDQCKGKRYNRETLEILWRGHSIADVLDMSVTEALEFFENQPPIARVLQTLYDVGLGYVRLGQPAPTLSGGEAQRVKLASELGKRSTGSTFYILDEPTTGLHFEDVHKLLGVLQRLVDTGNTVLVIEHNLDVIKCADWILDLGPEGGEEGGRMVAAGTPEQVAEVPESYTGKFLRDLL, encoded by the coding sequence ATGCCGCAGGACTCCATCGTCATCAGGGGTGCGCGCGAGCACAACCTGAAGAACATCACCCTCGAGATCCCACGCGGGCGCCTGGTGGTGTTCACCGGGCTGTCCGGGTCGGGCAAGTCCTCCCTGGCGTTCGACACCATCTACGCCGAGGGGCAGCGGCGGTACGTAGAGAGCCTCTCCGCCTACGCCCGCCAGTTCCTCGGCCAGATGGAGAAGCCCGATGTCGACTCCATCGACGGCCTCTCGCCGGCCATCTCGATCGACCAGAAGACGGCCAGCCGCAACCCCCGATCGACGGTGGGGACGGTCACCGAGATCCACGACTACCTGCGTCTGCTGTACGCCCGGATCGGCATCCCCCACTGCCCCCAGTGCGGCCGGCCCGTCGCCCGCCAGACCCCGCAGCAGATCGTCGACCAGATCATGCGCCTCGAAGAGGGCACCCGGTTCCAGGTGCTGGCTCCGGTGGTGCGGGGCCGGAAGGGTGAGTACGAGGGCATGCTCAAGGAACTCGCCCTCGAAGGCTTCTCCCGGGCCCGTATCGACGGCGAGGTCCGCGACCTCACCGAGGACATCCGGCTAGACCGCTACTTCCAGCACACCATCGAGGTCGTGGTCGACCGCCTGGTGGCCAAGGAGTCGATCCGCCGCCGGCTCACCGACTCGATGGAGACCGCCCTGCGGCTCGCCGAAGGCACCGCCACCGTCGAGGTCGAAGGCGGGCCGGCCACCGACTTCTCGCAACACCTCGCCTGCGACCACTGCGGGATCTCTTTCGAGGAGTTGCAGCCCAGGAACTTCTCCTTCAACTCGCCGTACGGCGCCTGCCGCTCCTGCAACGGCCTGGGCACTCGCTTCCAGGTCGATTGGCGGCTGGCGGTGCCAGACGACGAGCGCTCCCTGGCAGAGGGTGCGATCGTCCCCTGGGTCGGGCGACATCGCTCGTCCTACTTCACCCGGGTCCTCGAAGGTGTGGCCGCTCGCCACGGCTTCGACATGGACACGCCGTTTCGTGATCTCTCCGACGAGGCCCGCAAGATAGTCCTCGAGGGGGCCGGCGAGGATCCGGTGACCGTCCAGTACGTCAACCGGTTCGGTCGACCGCGCCGCTATCAGACGGCATATGAGGGCCTCATTCCCTGGCTGACCAGGCGTCATGAGGGAGCCGACAGCGATGGCGCCCGGGAGATGTTCGAGCAGTACATGCGGCTGGTCCCCTGTGAGGCCTGCGATGGCGCCCGCCTCAATCCGGCGTCGCTGGCGGTGACCGTCGGCGACCGCAACATCCACCAGGTGTCTTCCTTCTCGCTGCGTGCCTGCCACGCCTTCTTCGCCTCCCTGGAACTGACCGACCGGGAACAGGCGATCGCCGCCGCCGCCTTGAAGGAGATCACCTCGCGCCTCGCCTTTCTCCTCGACGTCGGTCTCGACTACCTCACCCTGGGCCGGGGAGCGGCGACCCTGGCCGGCGGCGAGGCGCAGCGGATCCGTCTCGCCACCCAGATCGGCTCCGGGCTGGTGGGGGTGCTCTACATCCTCGACGAGCCGTCGATCGGCCTCCATCAGCGCGACAACCAGCGCCTCATCGAGACCCTGGTGAGGTTGCGCGATCTCGGCAACACGGTGATCGTGGTCGAGCACGACGAGGAGACGATCCGCGTCGCCGACCACATCGTCGACATCGGCCCCGGCGCCGGCGAGCACGGCGGCCAGATCGTCGCCGAGGGGACGGTGGCAGACGTCGCCTCCGAGCCGGCCTCGATCACCGGCGACTACCTGGCCGGGCGGCGCTCGATCGCCGTTCCCGAAGCCCGGCGCCCTCCCGGTGATCGCCTCCTTACGATCGTCGGGGCGTCGGAGAACAACCTGTGCGACCTCGATGTGGAGATCCCGCTCGGCCTGTTGGTGGCGGTGACCGGGGTCTCGGGGAGCGGCAAGTCGACCCTGGTCGAGGAGATCCTGGCCAAGGCGCTGCGCTTCGAGCTCTACGGATCGCGTGAGCTGCCGGGGCGCCATCGCCGGGTCGAGGGCATCGGCCAGATCGACAAGGCGATCGACATCGACCAGTCCCCGATCGGGCGCACGCCTCGTTCCAATCCCGCCACCTACACCAAGGTGTTCGATCGCATCCGCACTCTGTTTTCGTCGGTGCCCGAGGCACGCAGTCGCGGCTACAAGCCGGGCCGGTTCTCGTTCAACGTGGCCGGGGGCCGCTGCGAGTCCTGCAAGGGCGACGGCACCATCAAGATCGAGATGCACTTCCTGCCCGACGTGTACATCACATGTGACCAGTGCAAGGGGAAGCGTTACAACCGGGAGACCCTCGAGATCCTGTGGCGGGGGCATTCCATCGCCGACGTCCTCGACATGTCGGTCACCGAGGCCCTGGAGTTCTTCGAGAATCAGCCCCCGATCGCCCGGGTGCTCCAGACCCTGTACGACGTCGGGCTGGGTTACGTCCGTCTGGGGCAGCCGGCCCCGACGCTCTCGGGAGGTGAGGCACAGCGGGTCAAGCTTGCCTCGGAGTTGGGAAAGCGCTCCACCGGATCCACCTTCTACATCCTCGACGAGCCGACCACCGGTCTGCACTTCGAGGACGTGCACAAGTTGCTCGGCGTGCTGCAGCGCCTGGTCGACACGGGCAACACCGTGCTGGTCATCGAGCACAACCTCGATGTGATCAAGTGTGCCGACTGGATCCTCGATCTCGGCCCCGAGGGAGGCGAGGAGGGGGGCCGGATGGTGGCGGCCGGTACCCCCGAACAGGTCGCCGAGGTGCCCGAGTCCTACACCGGCAAGTTCCTGCGCGACCTGCTGTGA
- the rpsA gene encoding 30S ribosomal protein S1: MRALGDVANDLTAEDFAAAVEQTVVELKEGTLVVGTVVRVDPDEVLVDIGFKSEGIIPAKELSIRNAVNPAELVKVGEQIEALVLTMEDSEGRLILSKKRAQYERAWGRIEEVMNQGGTVTGQVIEVVKGGLIVDIGLRGFLPASLVELRRVRDLHPYIGESLEAKVIELDKNRNNVVLSRRAFLEEEQAEQRQAFLDDLKAGEIRDGVVSSVVNFGAFVDLGGMDGLVHVSELSWQHVSHPGEMVQVGDKVQVKVLEVDLDRERISLSIRQTREDPWESFSGAHGVGDVVDGTVTKTVPFGAFVSVADGVEGLVHVSEIAMHHVDSPELELSVEQPVKVKITEIDGERRRISLSIKQALPEWQNRSQWQDDEARPAAGAGGGKRKRVQEFEREEEKPPEPSFNADASLEAILEELKQRGIGRK, from the coding sequence ATGCGCGCCCTGGGCGACGTGGCCAACGATCTCACCGCCGAGGACTTCGCCGCCGCCGTCGAGCAGACCGTGGTCGAGCTCAAGGAGGGCACCCTGGTGGTGGGGACCGTCGTCCGGGTGGATCCCGACGAGGTCCTGGTGGACATCGGGTTCAAGTCGGAGGGGATCATCCCCGCCAAGGAGCTGTCGATCCGCAACGCGGTCAACCCCGCCGAGCTGGTCAAGGTGGGCGAGCAGATCGAGGCGCTGGTGCTCACCATGGAAGACTCCGAGGGCCGGTTGATCCTGTCGAAGAAGCGGGCCCAGTACGAGCGCGCCTGGGGTCGCATCGAAGAGGTGATGAACCAGGGGGGCACGGTCACCGGCCAGGTGATCGAGGTGGTCAAGGGAGGGCTCATCGTCGACATCGGCCTGCGCGGCTTCCTCCCCGCTTCGTTGGTGGAGCTGCGGCGTGTGCGAGACCTGCACCCCTACATCGGGGAGTCGCTCGAGGCCAAGGTGATCGAGCTCGACAAGAACCGCAACAACGTGGTGCTCTCCCGGCGGGCCTTCCTCGAGGAGGAGCAGGCCGAGCAGCGCCAGGCCTTCCTCGACGACCTGAAGGCCGGCGAGATCCGTGACGGCGTCGTCTCGTCGGTTGTCAACTTCGGCGCCTTCGTCGACCTGGGCGGAATGGACGGCCTGGTGCACGTGTCGGAGCTCTCATGGCAGCACGTGAGCCATCCCGGCGAGATGGTCCAGGTGGGCGACAAGGTTCAGGTCAAGGTGCTCGAGGTCGACCTGGATCGGGAGCGGATCTCGCTCTCCATCCGGCAGACCCGCGAGGATCCCTGGGAGTCGTTCAGCGGGGCCCACGGCGTGGGCGACGTCGTCGATGGGACGGTCACCAAGACGGTTCCGTTCGGGGCGTTTGTCTCGGTTGCGGACGGAGTCGAGGGCCTGGTCCACGTCTCGGAGATCGCGATGCATCACGTCGACAGCCCCGAGCTGGAGCTCTCGGTCGAACAGCCGGTCAAGGTCAAGATCACCGAGATCGACGGAGAGCGTCGGCGGATCAGCCTCTCCATCAAGCAGGCGCTTCCCGAGTGGCAGAACCGGAGCCAGTGGCAGGACGACGAGGCTCGCCCTGCCGCCGGTGCCGGCGGCGGCAAGCGCAAGCGGGTCCAGGAGTTCGAGCGGGAAGAGGAGAAGCCGCCGGAGCCTTCGTTCAACGCCGACGCCTCGCTCGAGGCGATCCTGGAGGAGCTCAAGCAGCGGGGGATCGGCCGCAAGTAG
- the polA gene encoding DNA polymerase I, with translation MRTLALIDGHSLAYRAFYALPSDLATPSGQVTNAVFGFTSMVIKLLAEEHPDALAVAWDTPTPTFRRERFPEYKAQRAAAPDLFRSQLPLIREVAGALRIPQFEAPGWEADDVIATLARRAAAEGWRVLIVTGDRDAFQLAGGPISVYYTRRGISDTVMADAAYVEERYGVEPGRYADFAALRGDPSDNIPGVPGVGEKTASRLVAEHGDLEGIYEHLDEMSPKLRQNLEASRSQVFLNRELIRLVDDVPIEADLKGMRPLAWDPQEVRHLFDALAFRSLWQRLQEVSGSEPGVDEVIDVSVTAGDGDAALLAAGEGLIALEPVWEGDDLIGVMVAAGDDATYVPFGRLGSLVGVLADPERHKALHGAKPLVRALLEADLDFRGLAFDTLLAAHLVDPDAGVQTLADLAGRILGIEIGPSGSASSGGAQGAFDLEGPDLEAAGRRAVAIGRLVEPLGAELEARGGTALFEEVELPLVRVLALMEEAGIGVDREYLGELRTTLRDRLAALEAEIHREAGGPFNLNSTLQLREVLFDRLALPVLKKTPKGQPSTDASVLQRLADEHPIVERMLRFRELEKLRSTYVDGLLPLIGADGRIHCVYNQTGAATGRISSERPNMQNIPVRSEEGRTIRRAFVAGEGRCFVVADYSQIELRILAHLSGEPALEAAFRAGADVHTETAARVFGVPQDEVTPEMRRRAKVVNFGLLYGMEAYGFSQRLSIPQEEAQKQLEAYFAQFPGVRRFMDSIVADARNLGYTETILGRRRYLPELTSDNFRERQAGERMALNAPIQGSAADIIKKAMIVVAEALEGTGAFMVLQVHDELVVEAPEGDATEVGGLLKGSMEGIVTLSVPLVVDLATGRSLADTKG, from the coding sequence GTGCGCACCCTGGCCCTGATCGACGGTCACTCGCTTGCCTATCGGGCCTTCTACGCCCTTCCCAGCGATCTGGCCACCCCTTCGGGGCAGGTGACGAACGCCGTGTTCGGGTTTACCTCGATGGTGATCAAGCTGTTGGCCGAGGAGCACCCCGATGCCCTTGCCGTCGCCTGGGACACACCCACCCCCACCTTCCGTAGGGAGCGGTTCCCCGAGTACAAGGCGCAGCGGGCGGCCGCTCCCGACCTCTTCCGCTCCCAGCTCCCCCTGATCCGGGAAGTGGCCGGGGCTCTGCGCATCCCCCAGTTCGAGGCCCCCGGGTGGGAGGCCGACGACGTCATCGCCACCCTCGCCAGGAGAGCCGCCGCCGAGGGCTGGCGGGTGCTGATAGTCACCGGCGATCGCGACGCCTTCCAGCTCGCCGGGGGGCCGATCTCGGTCTACTACACGCGTCGTGGCATCAGCGACACGGTGATGGCCGATGCCGCCTATGTGGAGGAGCGCTACGGCGTCGAACCCGGCCGGTACGCCGACTTCGCCGCACTGCGGGGCGACCCTTCGGACAACATCCCGGGTGTGCCCGGCGTGGGGGAGAAGACTGCTTCGCGCCTCGTCGCCGAGCACGGTGACCTGGAGGGGATCTACGAGCACCTGGATGAGATGAGCCCCAAGCTGCGCCAGAACCTCGAGGCGTCGAGGTCACAGGTGTTCCTCAATCGCGAGCTGATCCGTCTCGTCGACGACGTGCCCATCGAGGCGGACCTGAAGGGGATGAGACCGCTCGCCTGGGACCCCCAGGAGGTGAGGCACCTGTTCGACGCGCTCGCCTTTCGTTCGCTTTGGCAGCGCCTCCAGGAGGTGAGTGGATCAGAACCGGGTGTCGACGAGGTGATCGACGTCTCCGTCACGGCGGGGGACGGGGATGCCGCCCTGCTGGCAGCCGGAGAAGGGCTCATCGCCCTGGAGCCGGTGTGGGAGGGCGACGATCTGATCGGGGTGATGGTCGCAGCCGGGGATGACGCCACCTACGTGCCCTTCGGTCGGCTGGGGAGCCTCGTCGGGGTGCTCGCAGACCCTGAGCGCCACAAGGCACTGCACGGCGCCAAGCCCCTGGTGAGGGCGCTACTCGAGGCCGATCTCGACTTCAGGGGTCTCGCCTTCGACACCCTCCTGGCAGCCCATCTGGTCGATCCCGATGCCGGAGTCCAGACCCTGGCCGACCTCGCCGGCCGCATCCTCGGCATCGAGATCGGGCCGTCCGGATCCGCTTCGAGTGGCGGCGCCCAGGGAGCCTTCGACCTGGAGGGTCCCGACCTGGAGGCCGCGGGACGGCGGGCCGTCGCCATCGGCCGCCTCGTCGAGCCGCTGGGCGCCGAGCTGGAGGCCAGGGGTGGCACCGCCCTCTTCGAGGAGGTCGAGCTGCCCCTGGTGAGGGTGTTGGCCCTGATGGAGGAAGCCGGGATCGGGGTCGACCGCGAGTATCTGGGAGAACTGAGAACGACGCTGCGCGACCGGCTCGCCGCCCTCGAAGCGGAGATCCACCGGGAAGCAGGCGGGCCGTTCAACCTGAACTCGACACTGCAGCTGCGGGAGGTCCTGTTCGATCGGCTCGCGCTCCCGGTGCTCAAGAAGACCCCCAAGGGCCAGCCGTCGACCGACGCCTCGGTCTTGCAGCGGCTCGCCGACGAGCATCCCATCGTGGAGCGGATGCTGCGTTTCCGTGAGCTGGAGAAGCTGCGTTCCACCTACGTCGACGGGTTGCTGCCGCTCATTGGCGCCGATGGTCGCATCCACTGCGTGTACAACCAGACCGGTGCCGCCACCGGCCGCATCTCATCGGAGCGCCCCAACATGCAGAACATCCCGGTCCGGTCGGAGGAGGGTCGCACCATCCGACGCGCCTTCGTGGCCGGCGAGGGGCGCTGCTTCGTGGTGGCGGACTACAGCCAGATCGAGCTGAGGATCCTCGCCCATCTCAGCGGCGAGCCGGCGCTCGAGGCGGCATTTCGCGCCGGGGCCGATGTCCATACCGAGACCGCGGCGCGCGTGTTCGGAGTGCCCCAGGACGAGGTGACGCCTGAGATGAGGCGCCGGGCCAAGGTGGTCAACTTCGGCCTCCTCTACGGCATGGAGGCCTACGGGTTCTCGCAGCGTCTGTCGATTCCTCAGGAGGAGGCACAGAAGCAGTTGGAGGCCTACTTCGCCCAGTTCCCCGGGGTGCGTCGCTTCATGGACTCGATCGTGGCCGATGCCCGCAACCTCGGCTACACCGAGACCATCCTGGGCCGGCGGAGGTACCTCCCCGAGCTCACCTCGGACAACTTCCGGGAACGCCAGGCCGGGGAGCGCATGGCGCTGAATGCCCCCATCCAGGGCTCGGCGGCGGACATCATCAAGAAGGCGATGATCGTCGTCGCCGAGGCGCTGGAGGGGACTGGGGCCTTCATGGTGTTGCAGGTCCACGACGAGCTGGTGGTCGAGGCTCCCGAGGGTGACGCCACCGAGGTGGGAGGGTTGCTCAAGGGGTCGATGGAGGGCATCGTCACCCTCTCGGTGCCGCTGGTGGTCGATCTGGCGACGGGCCGCAGCCTCGCCGACACCAAGGGCTGA
- the tatA gene encoding twin-arginine translocase TatA/TatE family subunit, whose product MFRQIGAGEIILILAVLLLLFGAKKLPELARSLGKSARELRRGLKDDEDAEPTADDTKS is encoded by the coding sequence ATGTTCCGTCAGATCGGAGCCGGGGAGATCATCCTCATCCTCGCCGTCCTCCTGTTGCTGTTCGGCGCCAAGAAGCTGCCCGAACTGGCACGATCCCTCGGGAAGTCGGCCCGTGAGCTGCGCCGCGGCCTCAAGGACGACGAGGACGCCGAGCCGACCGCCGACGACACCAAGTCCTGA
- the coaE gene encoding dephospho-CoA kinase (Dephospho-CoA kinase (CoaE) performs the final step in coenzyme A biosynthesis.), whose protein sequence is MADRLLLGGGIGSGKSTAAACFAALGAVVVSADLKGHEVIAPGTPGAARVLEAWPEVADAGGAVDRRLLGEIVFADPAALRALESITHPLIRTAILHEEATHSDRVVVVEVPIPVDLPGRGWPWVVVDAPDDVRLHRAAGRGGMTEALVRKVMANQPERGEWLALAKWVIDNSGDLAALEEQCRRVWDEAVTAVD, encoded by the coding sequence GTGGCCGACCGGCTCCTTCTCGGTGGCGGTATCGGAAGCGGGAAGTCGACCGCTGCCGCATGCTTTGCGGCACTTGGAGCCGTCGTCGTCTCGGCCGACCTGAAAGGTCACGAGGTCATCGCGCCGGGAACTCCGGGGGCGGCACGGGTGCTGGAGGCGTGGCCCGAGGTTGCAGACGCCGGCGGCGCCGTCGATCGGCGCCTCCTGGGCGAGATCGTGTTCGCCGACCCGGCCGCTCTGAGGGCGCTCGAGAGCATCACCCATCCGCTGATTCGGACCGCCATCCTGCACGAAGAGGCGACTCACTCCGATCGAGTGGTGGTCGTGGAGGTTCCGATCCCGGTCGATCTTCCCGGTCGGGGCTGGCCTTGGGTGGTGGTCGACGCTCCCGACGATGTTCGCCTGCACCGGGCCGCCGGCCGGGGAGGGATGACCGAGGCACTGGTGCGCAAGGTGATGGCCAACCAGCCGGAGCGAGGGGAGTGGCTGGCACTTGCGAAGTGGGTGATCGACAACTCGGGCGACCTCGCGGCTCTCGAGGAGCAGTGCCGCCGGGTCTGGGATGAGGCGGTGACCGCCGTCGACTGA
- the uvrB gene encoding excinuclease ABC subunit UvrB: MPPFRVVSDFEPAGDQPEAIAALARGVESGERFQTLLGITGSGKSATVAWLIEKIQRPTLVLAPNKALAAQLANEFRQFFPENRVEYFVSYYDYYQPEAYIPQSDTYIEKDSSVNDEIDRLRHSATAALLTRRDVVIVASVSAIYGLGSPEQYEGQLLRLVRGVEYPLEDAVRRLVDIQYERNEVNLIRGRFRVKGDTLEVMPAYEETTFRVEYFGDEVERILQLNPVTGEVLGEPSELWVYPASHYVATEERRLQAIASIEVELADRLADLEEAGKLLEAQRLRMRTAYDLEMLRELGYCNGIENYARHLDGRAPGEPPYTLLDYFPDDFLMVLDESHVTIPQLHGQFEGDRSRKTVLVEHGFRLPSAMDNRPLRFDEWLARTRQAVFLSATPGPWERENSDTIVEQIIRPTGLVDPEVVVRPTKGQIDDLLEEIRARTEHDQRVLVTTLTKKMAEDLSDYLLEVGVKARYLHSDVDTLERVQILRDLRLGEYDVLVGINLLREGLDLPEVGMVAILDADKEGFLRSQTSLIQTIGRAARNVDGQVVMYADAVTDSMRRAIDETNRRRARQVAWNTEHGIDPQTIRKKVSDILELIQTKEAPAVERRRRELGRRPELDLPVDDLGRLIRSLEEEMREAAAELRFEYAARLRDEVDELKRELREVSRATG; the protein is encoded by the coding sequence GTGCCCCCCTTTCGCGTCGTCTCCGACTTCGAGCCTGCCGGTGACCAGCCGGAGGCCATCGCCGCCCTGGCACGAGGTGTCGAATCGGGTGAGCGCTTCCAGACGCTGTTGGGCATCACCGGGTCGGGGAAGTCGGCCACCGTCGCCTGGCTGATCGAGAAGATCCAACGGCCGACTCTGGTGTTGGCGCCGAACAAGGCCCTCGCCGCCCAGCTCGCCAACGAGTTTCGCCAGTTCTTTCCGGAGAACCGGGTCGAGTACTTCGTGTCCTACTACGACTACTACCAGCCCGAGGCGTACATCCCGCAGAGCGACACCTACATCGAGAAGGACTCCTCGGTCAACGACGAGATCGATCGCCTGCGACACAGCGCCACCGCCGCCCTGCTCACCAGGCGCGACGTGGTGATCGTGGCCTCGGTCTCTGCGATCTACGGGCTGGGCTCGCCCGAGCAGTACGAAGGGCAACTGTTGCGCCTGGTGCGGGGGGTCGAGTACCCCCTCGAGGACGCGGTGCGCCGCCTGGTCGACATCCAGTACGAGCGCAACGAGGTGAACCTGATCCGGGGCCGCTTCCGGGTGAAGGGCGACACCTTGGAGGTGATGCCCGCCTACGAGGAGACCACGTTTCGAGTCGAGTACTTCGGTGACGAGGTCGAGCGCATCCTGCAGCTGAACCCGGTCACGGGGGAGGTGCTGGGTGAGCCGAGCGAGCTGTGGGTGTACCCGGCGAGCCACTACGTCGCCACCGAGGAGCGTCGCCTGCAGGCGATCGCCTCCATCGAGGTCGAGCTGGCGGACAGGCTGGCGGACCTCGAGGAGGCCGGCAAGCTGCTCGAGGCCCAGAGGCTGCGAATGCGGACCGCCTACGACCTCGAGATGCTGCGCGAGCTCGGTTACTGCAACGGGATCGAGAACTACGCCCGCCATCTCGACGGCAGGGCGCCGGGGGAGCCGCCGTACACCCTGCTCGACTACTTCCCCGACGACTTCTTGATGGTCCTCGACGAGAGCCACGTGACGATCCCGCAGCTGCACGGGCAGTTCGAGGGCGACCGCAGTCGCAAGACGGTCCTGGTGGAGCACGGCTTCCGCCTGCCGTCGGCGATGGACAACCGTCCGCTGCGCTTCGACGAGTGGCTGGCGCGAACCCGCCAGGCGGTTTTCCTGTCCGCCACCCCCGGGCCGTGGGAGCGGGAGAACTCGGACACGATCGTCGAACAGATCATCCGACCCACCGGCCTCGTCGATCCCGAGGTCGTGGTGCGGCCGACCAAGGGCCAGATCGACGACCTGCTCGAGGAGATCCGCGCCCGTACCGAGCATGACCAGCGGGTCCTGGTCACGACGCTCACCAAGAAGATGGCGGAGGATCTCTCCGATTACCTCCTCGAGGTGGGGGTGAAGGCTCGCTACCTGCACTCCGACGTCGACACCCTGGAGCGGGTGCAGATCCTGCGCGATCTGAGACTGGGGGAGTACGACGTCCTGGTCGGGATCAATCTGCTGCGCGAGGGCCTCGACCTTCCCGAGGTGGGGATGGTCGCCATCCTCGACGCCGACAAGGAGGGGTTCTTGCGGTCACAGACGTCGCTCATCCAGACGATCGGCCGGGCGGCGCGCAATGTCGACGGCCAGGTGGTGATGTACGCCGACGCCGTCACCGACTCGATGCGGCGCGCCATAGACGAGACCAACCGACGCCGTGCCCGGCAGGTGGCATGGAACACCGAGCACGGGATCGACCCACAGACCATCCGCAAGAAGGTCTCCGACATCCTCGAGCTGATCCAGACCAAGGAAGCGCCCGCGGTGGAGCGGAGGCGTCGCGAGCTGGGTCGACGCCCCGAGCTCGACCTGCCGGTGGACGACCTGGGTCGGCTCATCCGGAGTCTGGAGGAGGAGATGCGGGAGGCGGCCGCCGAGCTGCGTTTCGAGTACGCGGCACGACTGCGCGATGAGGTGGACGAGCTCAAGCGGGAGCTGCGGGAGGTCTCGCGAGCCACCGGCTGA